From Mytilus edulis chromosome 9, xbMytEdul2.2, whole genome shotgun sequence, the proteins below share one genomic window:
- the LOC139487569 gene encoding uncharacterized protein: MACIICQADKLRNEYPPHNVSKDCNHPSLICLRCIVKHVDEKESCPHPGCDLVIGEQSKTMLLFKAILSKQFKEYESAYTPLVEIGGSNQYINITGLTGESTTVLFFPSMTIDQLKSEIHKKMNHKEDRQKLLYDGKEMSVYGTNGVMSTLSEYGVKPNSTICVVICLYSIPEHFDDVVFDLHWGYPSKQVDFLDASCLLFQGAVYQSVIDWRHTQSIAVRHSGDVMDSRRRIGHHTIKVSLQKIPSNVTHLFFVLSAWSSPNIAQYPNPSLKFYDASKPGKNLCKTTFHHARNSQAVIMCSMSRNTHGHWEIFESGQLSAGNAKNYPRLIRTIQQLISRGV, from the exons tgtaTAGTAAAGCATGTCGATGAAAAAGAAAGTTGTCCACATCCTGGATGTGATTTAGTCATTGGGGAGCAATCTAAAACGATGCTGTTATTCAAAGCCATCCTATCGAAACAGTTCAAAGAATACGAGTCTGCATATACACCACTGGTTGAAATTGGTGGCAGTAATCAGTATATCAACATTACCGGTCTTACTGGAGAGTCCACCACAGTATTATTCTTTCCGTCGATGACAATTGACCAATTGAAAAGCGagatacataaaaaaatgaacCATAAAGAGGACAGGCAAAAGCTACTCTATGATGGAAAAGAGATGAGT GTTTATGGAACAAACGGTGTGATGTCTACTCTCTCAGAATATGGTGTTAAACCTAATTCTACTATCTGCGTAGTAATTTGTTTATACAGCATTCCAGAACATTTTGATGATGTAGTTTTTGATCTGCATTGGGGATATCCAAGCAAACAAGTAGATTTTCTTGATGCGTCATGTCTTCTTTTTCAAGGCGCGGTATACCAAAGTGTTATTGATTGGAGGCACACACAATCTATTGCAGTACGCCATTCGGGGGATGTGATGGACTCACGGCGTCGAATTGGCCATCATACAATAAAAGTTTCATTGCAAAAGATTCCATCAAATGTCACACATCTGTTTTTCGTATTGAGTGCTTGGAGTTCTCCAAATATAGCTCAGTATCCAAATCCAAGTCTGAAATTTTATGATGCCTCAAAACCGGGAAAGAATCTTTGCAAAACAACGTTTCATCATGCAAGAAACTCACAAGCTGTAATCATGTGTTCAATGTCAAGGAACACCCACGGCCATTGGGAAATATTTGAATCTGGTCAACTTTCGGCGGGTAATGCGAAAAACTACCCACGTCTGATTCGTACTATACAGCAATTAATTTCTAGAGGTGTATAA